From the Pseudomonas sp. VD-NE ins genome, the window AGATCTGGGACGTGGCCGAACACTTGCCGCGCCCGGCATCAGCCTCAGTCGTGCCTGCGCATCGACCTTCGCGCTCCTGGCGTCAGTTCGCTATAGCGGCGGGTGTCTGTGCGCTCGCACTGCCGCTGGCGGCTTACACCGGCTGGAACCTGGGCTGGGTGCCCGACAGCTATCAGCATTTCGCCGCCACCGATACTGTCCGGCAGGTCACGCTGAGTGACGGGAGCCAGCTCGAGCTGAACCTCAACACCGATCTGACCTTCAGCAACTACAAGGACGAACGCCGCGTCACCCTGAAAAAAGGTGAAGCGTTCTTTACCGTCAGCCACGACATGGCTCATCCATTTGTGGTTCGCGCGGGAGAAGGCAAGATCAGGGTGACGGGGACACGCTTCAACGTCTGGATGTATCAGGATCAAGTGCGCGTGAACCTGGTCGAAGGTTCAGTGCTGGTGACCAGTAATCGCTCGTTGCCGGGCGACGGCTTGCGTCTCGGCCCGTCGATGCAGGCACGTTACCAGCAAGGCGACTACATGCCGCAGATCAGCCAGACCTACGCCAGCGACACGTCACTGGCCTGGCGCAACGGCAAGCTGGTACTGGACAACCTGGCACTGAGCGAAGCGCTGCCACTGATCAATCGCTATCTGAGCAATCCACTGGAACTGGCTGATACCCGTACCGGTTCGATTCGCGTGGGGGGCATCTACAACATCAGAGAGCTGAACAACCTGGCCAACAGCCTGCCCAAGGTCCTTCCGGTCTACCTGACCCGGAACAAGGAAGGTAACCCGGTGATCAACTCGATGCCGCAACAACCGCCAAAAAGCTGAAGGCCGCAACCTTTGCAGGATGCGGCCCTCGGGCTTGACGCAATTGACACCCGGATTTACTGAGCGGCGACTTTCCCCGCCTTCTCCAGCGTCTGGCGAACAGTCTGAACCTGATACTGCGGGTCCGCCTGGATCTGCTGTTCGGTAAACGGCAGCACACTCCACTGTTTCTTCGAGAACGCCTCAGTCTGATCCCGCGAATACTTCGACGCCGGATCGCTCGACAGCGAGAACGCCAGTAGCCCTTGGGCGTGCGGGCCCTTTTCATCGAATGTCACGACTTGCAGATAGCTGGTGCCACTGACCACTTCGAGCTTGCCATCTTCACGCGGCACGCTCTGAATGGCGTTGTAGATACCCAGCGTGCCTGGGCCGCCGTGGATCGGCGTCTGTTGCCCGCCACTGCTGACGACCTGAATATCGCCCCAACGGGTTTGTGGTTTGAAACCCATTTTTGCGCTCGATTCAACGGACGCCAACATGGCCTCACGCAGCGCCTTGGCCACCGCGGGCTGCTCGACGGCCAGACCTCGCGGTGTGTGTTGAGCATCTTTGGGATCGAACGCCACGCGCCAGACATCCGGCGAAGCCTGCAAGGCCTGCATGATGTTCTGGAAATGCACCAGGCCCAGGCCCGATTCCAGATTGGCGCGACCATCCCATGCCTTGAGGCTGACGCAAACCGGCTTCAGTGCCGGCGCGTCGGCGCCGAGATCAGAGGCACAGAACTTCAGCAGATCCGGCACCACCTGCGTCGCCAGGTACACTTGATCGTCCATCACCATCTGCTGCAGATCCTTTACCGCCAACGGACCTTTCTTGCTCAGCGTGCTCAAGCGATCCA encodes:
- a CDS encoding FecR family protein, translated to MTQDTLSEAEYDAITDAAAHWCMRVHAADCTDEERRAFRQWHDAHPLHAFEYEAMLEIWDVAEHLPRPASASVVPAHRPSRSWRQFAIAAGVCALALPLAAYTGWNLGWVPDSYQHFAATDTVRQVTLSDGSQLELNLNTDLTFSNYKDERRVTLKKGEAFFTVSHDMAHPFVVRAGEGKIRVTGTRFNVWMYQDQVRVNLVEGSVLVTSNRSLPGDGLRLGPSMQARYQQGDYMPQISQTYASDTSLAWRNGKLVLDNLALSEALPLINRYLSNPLELADTRTGSIRVGGIYNIRELNNLANSLPKVLPVYLTRNKEGNPVINSMPQQPPKS